A single genomic interval of Antarcticibacterium arcticum harbors:
- a CDS encoding cold-shock protein produces MNRGTVKFFNDSKGFGFITDEESNKEYFVHANGLVDEIRENDEVTFDLEEGRKGLNAVNVKQA; encoded by the coding sequence ATGAATAGAGGAACTGTCAAATTTTTTAATGACTCTAAAGGATTTGGATTTATTACAGACGAAGAATCAAACAAAGAATATTTTGTACACGCAAATGGTCTTGTTGATGAAATCAGAGAGAATGACGAAGTAACGTTTGATCTTGAAGAAGGAAGAAAAGGATTAAATGCAGTAAACGTGAAACAAGCTTAG
- a CDS encoding M48 family metalloprotease codes for MNKNDSLVFTNKTIPASIEKEVRIALSHYPELLETPIIFKFKKDIKKSFMQAQPKFSGILKNRKNRSYYIMISDKLKIEGEEFGVNELPSDVLIGWIGHELGHIMDYRDRSGFNLLIFGVRYLLSNKHIREAERAADTYAVNRGMGEYILATKDFILSHAHLSEVYKARIKRLYLSPEEIMELVEELE; via the coding sequence ATGAATAAAAATGACAGCCTGGTATTTACCAATAAAACTATCCCTGCTTCAATAGAAAAAGAAGTTAGAATTGCATTATCCCATTATCCTGAACTTTTGGAAACCCCAATAATATTTAAATTTAAAAAGGATATTAAAAAATCCTTTATGCAGGCTCAGCCAAAATTCTCCGGGATCCTGAAAAACCGGAAAAATCGCTCCTATTATATAATGATAAGCGATAAATTAAAAATTGAAGGGGAAGAGTTTGGAGTTAATGAACTTCCGTCTGATGTACTAATTGGATGGATAGGGCATGAACTGGGACATATTATGGATTACCGGGACCGCAGCGGATTCAATCTTTTAATATTTGGAGTGAGATATCTGCTATCCAACAAACATATAAGAGAAGCCGAAAGAGCGGCAGACACCTATGCCGTGAACCGCGGAATGGGAGAATATATACTTGCTACCAAAGATTTTATCCTTAGCCACGCCCATCTTTCTGAAGTTTATAAAGCGCGTATTAAAAGGCTGTACCTCTCTCCCGAGGAGATCATGGAACTTGTTGAAGAACTGGAATAA
- a CDS encoding GH3 family domain-containing protein, protein MAIIGSLIKGLIDLRGKIVSEPVAEEAQLEVLKKLLNTAKDTSFGKKYGFEEILESEDIPGAFAARVPYFDYNKINEEWWSKMHEGQDNVTWPGKPPYFALSSGTTGKTSKRIPVTEEMVEAIRQTGIKQVGALTNFDLQSDFFEKEIMMLGSSTDLKEEGDHEEGEISGISASNIPSWFRGFYKPGEEIAQIGDWDERIKRIAENAKNWDIGALSGIPSWIELMLKEVISYHKVSNIHEIWPNLQVYTSGGVAFEPYEKSFNALLAHPLTVIDTYLASEGFLAYQQRPETNSMKLVLDNGIYFEFVPFKAEYVNEDGSITENAPVIPITAVKQDEEYILLISTVSGTWRYLIGDTIKFTDVERHEIRITGRTKFFLNVVGSQLSVNKMSDALKELEEKFDIKIPEFTVAAVRIDNDFYHSWYLGSDATMPGEELAAALDEALSIANKNYRVARTKALKGVKVKTVDPNLFHEWNALNKKKGGQVKMEKVMNEEKFMEWEAFIKEQQGTTA, encoded by the coding sequence ATGGCAATAATTGGGTCTTTGATCAAAGGATTGATCGATTTACGGGGTAAAATTGTTTCTGAACCAGTTGCAGAAGAGGCTCAGCTAGAAGTGCTAAAAAAATTATTGAATACCGCTAAAGATACTTCTTTCGGAAAAAAATACGGCTTTGAGGAGATCCTGGAATCTGAAGATATTCCGGGAGCGTTCGCCGCCAGGGTGCCCTATTTTGATTATAATAAAATCAATGAGGAATGGTGGTCCAAAATGCACGAAGGACAGGATAATGTTACATGGCCCGGGAAACCGCCCTATTTTGCCTTGAGCTCGGGTACTACCGGGAAGACAAGTAAGCGCATACCAGTTACCGAAGAAATGGTTGAAGCTATTAGACAAACCGGTATTAAACAAGTTGGAGCCTTGACCAATTTCGATCTGCAATCAGATTTTTTTGAAAAGGAGATCATGATGCTGGGGAGTTCTACAGATCTAAAGGAGGAGGGAGACCACGAGGAAGGAGAGATAAGCGGAATATCTGCCAGCAATATTCCCTCCTGGTTTAGGGGCTTTTATAAGCCCGGTGAAGAGATTGCCCAGATAGGGGATTGGGATGAACGCATAAAAAGAATTGCTGAAAACGCCAAGAACTGGGATATTGGAGCCTTATCCGGAATTCCATCCTGGATTGAATTGATGTTAAAGGAGGTGATTTCCTACCACAAAGTTTCCAATATTCATGAAATATGGCCCAACCTTCAGGTATATACCTCCGGCGGGGTGGCTTTTGAACCTTATGAAAAAAGTTTCAATGCCTTACTCGCACATCCCCTTACCGTAATTGATACCTACCTCGCTTCCGAAGGATTTTTAGCCTACCAGCAAAGGCCGGAAACTAACTCAATGAAACTGGTCCTTGATAATGGGATCTATTTCGAATTTGTGCCTTTTAAGGCCGAATATGTAAATGAAGATGGTTCAATTACAGAGAATGCCCCGGTAATCCCTATTACTGCTGTGAAGCAGGATGAGGAATATATTCTTTTAATAAGCACTGTTTCCGGAACCTGGAGATACCTTATTGGAGATACCATAAAATTTACCGATGTTGAACGCCACGAAATAAGGATTACCGGCAGGACCAAGTTTTTTCTGAATGTTGTGGGCTCACAACTTTCTGTGAATAAAATGTCTGATGCGTTAAAAGAGCTGGAAGAAAAATTTGATATAAAGATCCCGGAATTTACAGTAGCGGCAGTGCGCATAGATAATGACTTCTATCATTCCTGGTATCTTGGATCTGATGCTACCATGCCTGGAGAGGAACTGGCAGCCGCACTGGATGAAGCCTTGTCCATTGCCAATAAAAATTACAGGGTGGCCAGAACAAAAGCCCTGAAAGGGGTTAAAGTAAAAACCGTTGATCCTAATCTTTTCCACGAATGGAATGCTTTAAATAAGAAAAAAGGTGGGCAGGTAAAAATGGAAAAGGTGATGAATGAGGAAAAATTTATGGAGTGGGAAGCATTTATTAAAGAACAGCAGGGAACCACTGCTTAG
- a CDS encoding NAD(P)/FAD-dependent oxidoreductase — MKYNYQLRVSPEAAAKKELLKKEVSRHSGIGVSEITHVEILKRSIDARQKEVKINLQVDVYVAESFEAKDFSLPDYHDVTNKEEVIIIGAGPAGLFAALRCIEGGLRPIIIERGKDVRSRRRDLKALNIEHIVNEDSNYCFGEGGAGTYSDGKLYTRSKKRGDVQRILHLFVAFGATRDILVDAHPHIGTNKLPAIIASLREKILEYGGVVKFETRVTDILITNNEVSGIITQTGDKIAARNIILATGHSARDIFELLDRKGIEIEAKPFALGVRVEHPQELIDRIQYKCDSRGEFLPPSPYSIVKQINGRGMYSFCMCPGGIIAPCATSPGEVVTNGWSPSKRDQPTANSGIVVELRMSDFGKYGNSPLAGMNFQKSIEQKAWVLGGETQRVPAQKLEDFVRGKVSTQLPETSYKPGVTSTDLREVFPEFIHQTLKAGFVEFGKTMKGYLTNEAVIHAPESRTSSPVRIPRDPGTLEHIRIKGLFPCGEGAGYAGGIVSAAIDGEKCAEGCIARIKAAH, encoded by the coding sequence ATGAAATACAATTATCAACTAAGGGTTTCTCCGGAAGCTGCCGCAAAAAAGGAACTTCTAAAAAAAGAAGTTTCGAGACATTCCGGAATTGGCGTTTCAGAGATCACCCATGTGGAGATCTTAAAACGATCTATTGATGCCCGCCAAAAGGAGGTGAAAATCAATCTTCAGGTTGATGTGTATGTTGCGGAAAGCTTTGAAGCCAAAGATTTTTCCCTGCCAGATTATCACGATGTTACCAATAAAGAGGAGGTGATCATTATAGGGGCCGGCCCTGCGGGTTTATTTGCAGCCCTGCGTTGTATTGAAGGGGGCTTAAGGCCAATCATCATTGAGCGGGGAAAAGATGTACGAAGCCGAAGGCGGGATTTAAAAGCTCTAAATATTGAGCATATTGTAAATGAGGATTCCAATTATTGTTTTGGAGAAGGAGGAGCGGGAACTTATAGTGATGGAAAGTTATATACGCGTTCCAAAAAGAGGGGAGATGTACAAAGGATCCTTCATCTTTTTGTGGCTTTTGGCGCTACCCGGGATATTCTTGTAGACGCACACCCCCACATTGGGACTAATAAATTACCTGCTATTATTGCAAGTTTGCGCGAGAAAATTCTGGAATATGGAGGCGTGGTTAAATTCGAGACCAGGGTAACCGATATTCTTATAACAAATAATGAAGTAAGCGGAATTATAACCCAGACCGGAGACAAGATTGCCGCCAGAAATATTATTCTCGCCACAGGACACTCGGCCAGGGATATTTTTGAATTGCTGGATAGAAAAGGAATTGAGATAGAGGCCAAACCCTTTGCTTTGGGGGTGAGAGTAGAACATCCCCAGGAATTAATAGACAGGATCCAGTATAAATGCGATAGCCGGGGAGAATTTCTTCCTCCCTCGCCATACAGCATCGTGAAACAAATTAACGGCCGGGGGATGTACTCTTTTTGTATGTGTCCCGGTGGGATCATAGCTCCCTGTGCAACCAGCCCCGGTGAAGTGGTTACCAATGGTTGGTCTCCCAGCAAAAGGGATCAACCTACGGCCAATTCGGGGATAGTGGTGGAGCTTAGAATGTCAGACTTTGGTAAATATGGCAATTCTCCCCTGGCAGGGATGAATTTTCAAAAAAGTATTGAGCAGAAGGCGTGGGTCCTGGGAGGAGAAACCCAGCGGGTTCCGGCCCAAAAGCTGGAAGATTTTGTTAGAGGAAAAGTTTCCACACAGCTGCCGGAAACTTCCTATAAGCCCGGAGTTACTTCAACAGATCTCCGGGAAGTTTTTCCCGAATTTATTCACCAAACCCTTAAAGCTGGTTTTGTGGAATTTGGAAAAACAATGAAGGGTTATCTCACCAATGAAGCGGTGATCCACGCGCCGGAATCACGAACCTCTTCCCCGGTAAGAATTCCGCGGGATCCGGGAACTCTTGAGCATATTCGTATCAAAGGCCTTTTTCCCTGTGGGGAGGGAGCCGGCTATGCAGGAGGAATTGTTTCCGCAGCAATCGACGGGGAGAAATGTGCTGAAGGCTGTATCGCGCGAATCAAGGCTGCCCATTAA
- a CDS encoding DUF3820 family protein: MEIKPDYKALIELAYAKMYFGKYKDYYLSEIPEYYLIWYRQKGFPEGKLGDQLRQVTEIKVNGMEQILRNIRKKYPNN; this comes from the coding sequence ATGGAAATAAAACCAGACTATAAAGCGTTGATAGAACTGGCGTATGCCAAAATGTATTTTGGAAAATACAAGGACTATTACCTTTCTGAAATTCCCGAATACTACCTTATTTGGTACCGGCAAAAAGGATTTCCCGAAGGGAAACTGGGAGACCAGTTGCGGCAGGTGACAGAGATCAAGGTAAACGGGATGGAACAGATCCTTAGAAACATTCGAAAAAAATATCCTAATAACTGA
- a CDS encoding CTP synthase: protein MAETKYIFVTGGVSSSLGKGIIAASLAKLLQARGFKTTIQKLDPYINVDPGTLNPYEHGECYVTEDGAETDLDLGHYERFLNVNTSQANNVTTGRIYQSVIEKERRGDFLGKTVQVVPHITNEIKERIQLLGRNGDYDMVITEIGGTVGDIESLPYIEAVRQLKWELGDENALVIHLTFVPYLAAAKELKTKPTQHSVKTLMESGIKADILVCRTEHELSDDIRRKLAIFCNVKQEAVIQSIDASTIYDVPNMMLEEGLDTVVLKKLGLPTDSVPNLEGWNKFLQRHKNPKYEVTIGLIGKYVELQDSYKSILEAFIHAGAENEVRVNVESIHSEFINENTIQNKIAHLDGVLVAPGFGERGIEGKIDAVRYAREHNIPFLGICLGMQMAVIEFARNVLKLKNANSTEMDPHTVHPVIDIMEEQKAITHMGGSMRLGSWKCELKEDSLAYRIYKTKNIKERHRHRYEYNNKYKNEIEAAGLKSSGVNPKTGLVEIIELENHPWFVGVQYHPEYKSTVASPHPLFINFIAAAMTYSKQKNSANVAQNQ from the coding sequence ATGGCCGAAACCAAGTATATTTTTGTAACGGGAGGGGTTTCTTCTTCCCTGGGAAAAGGAATTATAGCCGCTTCCCTGGCAAAATTATTACAGGCTCGTGGTTTTAAAACCACTATTCAGAAACTGGATCCTTACATAAATGTTGACCCTGGAACTTTAAATCCTTATGAACACGGGGAGTGTTATGTGACTGAGGACGGCGCTGAAACAGATCTTGATCTTGGGCATTATGAGCGGTTCCTTAATGTGAACACCTCCCAGGCAAATAATGTGACTACCGGAAGGATCTACCAAAGCGTAATTGAAAAGGAGCGCCGGGGAGATTTTCTTGGAAAGACCGTACAGGTAGTTCCTCATATTACCAATGAAATTAAAGAGCGTATCCAGCTTTTGGGCCGCAATGGCGATTATGATATGGTTATTACCGAAATTGGTGGAACCGTTGGTGATATTGAGTCCCTGCCATATATAGAAGCGGTAAGACAATTGAAATGGGAACTTGGTGATGAGAACGCACTTGTAATTCACCTAACCTTTGTCCCTTACCTGGCTGCGGCTAAAGAGCTCAAAACCAAACCTACCCAGCACAGTGTAAAAACCCTGATGGAAAGCGGTATAAAAGCTGATATCCTTGTATGCAGGACCGAGCATGAATTATCTGATGATATTCGAAGGAAACTGGCCATCTTTTGTAATGTGAAACAGGAAGCTGTCATACAATCTATAGATGCATCTACCATCTATGACGTCCCCAATATGATGCTGGAAGAAGGTCTGGATACCGTTGTCCTTAAAAAACTTGGACTTCCCACAGATTCTGTTCCAAATCTTGAAGGCTGGAACAAATTTCTGCAAAGGCATAAAAACCCTAAATATGAGGTTACCATTGGGCTTATAGGTAAATATGTTGAATTGCAGGATTCCTACAAATCTATTCTGGAAGCTTTTATTCACGCAGGAGCGGAAAATGAGGTGAGGGTAAATGTGGAAAGCATTCATTCAGAATTTATCAATGAGAATACTATTCAAAATAAAATTGCCCATTTAGACGGTGTTTTGGTAGCACCGGGATTTGGAGAACGCGGGATTGAAGGAAAGATCGATGCTGTACGCTATGCCCGCGAACACAATATTCCTTTTTTGGGAATATGCCTGGGAATGCAAATGGCAGTTATAGAATTTGCCAGAAACGTACTTAAATTGAAGAATGCCAATTCTACTGAAATGGATCCTCATACCGTTCATCCTGTAATTGATATAATGGAAGAACAAAAAGCCATTACCCATATGGGTGGTTCTATGAGATTAGGTTCCTGGAAATGTGAACTTAAGGAAGACTCATTAGCCTACAGGATCTATAAAACCAAAAATATCAAGGAAAGGCACCGGCACCGGTACGAGTATAACAATAAATACAAGAATGAGATTGAAGCTGCGGGATTAAAGAGCAGCGGAGTGAATCCTAAGACCGGCCTGGTAGAGATTATTGAACTCGAAAACCATCCCTGGTTTGTAGGAGTGCAATATCATCCTGAATATAAAAGCACTGTGGCTTCCCCTCACCCACTTTTCATAAACTTCATTGCAGCAGCAATGACTTACTCAAAACAAAAAAATAGTGCCAATGTGGCACAAAATCAATAA
- the yidC gene encoding membrane protein insertase YidC, protein MEEKKFDLQSLIGFFLIGAILIWMLYNNSFEGETATETQTTEQIQETPENVPQQPQSESAQTADSTAIARAQSELGAFGYSATLPSATNTNTTLSNGLLELKVNNKGGYISEARMVQYKRYDSLPVYLIKDGNASFNLNFTTTDGRVLDTENLYFEPSLSKSGENQVLSMTLKVSESEFLEYRYVLKPGEYMLDFSIRSQGLSRVFNSSRDITLDWRLKTLREAKSISYENRYTELIYEYDGGKDDYLGQSDFTDDEEEDVTYIAFKQHFFTSILLTDTPFARGKFTSRNLVQDEEVDTVFTKEFTSTLPLALKGGELNYNMNWYYGPSDYKTLNDYDRNLDEVLPLGWGIFGWINKYLFIPFFSFLSSFLPSYGIAIIVMTIVVRIVLSPVTYKSYLSQAKMKVLRPEITELNEKYKDNPMKKQQETMKLYSKAGASPMSGCLPALMQIPVFYALFQFFPSAFELRHKGFLWADDLSSYDTIAELPFTIPFYGDHVSLFPILASIAIFIYMMMTTGQTMQQNQQPGMPNMKFIMYLSPLLMLFFFNNYASGLSLYYFTSNLITIGIMLVIKYAIIDEDKIHAKIQENKKKPRKQGKFARKMQEMMEQAEQQQKKGKK, encoded by the coding sequence ATGGAAGAAAAGAAATTCGATTTACAATCCCTGATTGGGTTTTTCCTTATTGGAGCAATCTTGATCTGGATGTTGTATAACAACTCCTTTGAAGGAGAAACGGCAACAGAAACCCAAACTACAGAGCAAATCCAGGAAACCCCGGAAAATGTTCCGCAGCAGCCTCAAAGTGAAAGTGCCCAGACGGCTGACTCTACTGCAATCGCCCGCGCGCAAAGCGAATTGGGAGCTTTTGGGTATTCGGCAACATTGCCCTCAGCAACCAATACCAACACCACTCTTTCCAACGGATTACTGGAACTGAAGGTTAACAACAAGGGTGGTTATATCTCTGAAGCCAGAATGGTACAGTATAAAAGATATGATTCGCTTCCCGTTTATCTTATAAAAGATGGCAATGCCTCTTTCAATCTTAACTTCACCACAACAGACGGAAGAGTACTGGATACAGAAAACTTGTATTTTGAACCTTCGCTATCAAAAAGCGGGGAAAACCAGGTTCTTTCTATGACGCTAAAGGTATCAGAAAGTGAATTTCTGGAGTACAGGTACGTTTTAAAACCGGGAGAATATATGCTGGACTTCAGTATCAGGTCTCAGGGTCTAAGCCGTGTATTCAATAGTTCAAGAGATATTACTTTAGACTGGAGACTTAAAACCCTGCGGGAAGCTAAGAGTATTTCATATGAAAACCGTTATACAGAACTAATTTATGAATATGATGGCGGCAAAGATGATTACCTGGGACAGAGTGACTTTACAGATGATGAAGAAGAGGATGTTACCTATATAGCTTTTAAACAGCATTTCTTTACTTCGATCCTTTTAACTGATACCCCTTTTGCTCGCGGAAAATTTACTTCCAGAAATCTGGTGCAGGATGAGGAAGTGGATACTGTTTTTACCAAAGAATTTACCTCAACCCTGCCTCTTGCACTTAAAGGCGGGGAACTCAATTATAATATGAATTGGTACTATGGACCATCAGATTATAAGACGCTAAACGATTATGACAGAAACCTAGATGAGGTGCTTCCATTAGGTTGGGGAATTTTTGGATGGATCAATAAATACCTTTTCATTCCGTTCTTTAGCTTTTTGAGCAGTTTCTTACCAAGTTATGGTATTGCTATTATTGTGATGACTATTGTTGTACGTATAGTTCTTTCACCGGTTACCTATAAATCATACCTCTCTCAAGCCAAGATGAAAGTTTTAAGGCCAGAGATAACAGAGCTTAATGAGAAGTATAAGGACAACCCAATGAAAAAGCAGCAGGAGACAATGAAGCTGTACAGCAAAGCTGGTGCAAGCCCAATGAGCGGCTGTTTACCTGCCCTGATGCAGATCCCTGTTTTCTATGCTTTGTTCCAGTTCTTCCCCAGTGCTTTTGAATTAAGACACAAAGGATTCTTATGGGCAGATGACCTTTCAAGTTATGACACTATTGCCGAATTGCCATTCACCATCCCATTTTATGGTGACCATGTGAGTTTGTTCCCTATTCTGGCCTCTATAGCCATCTTTATCTATATGATGATGACCACGGGACAAACTATGCAACAAAACCAACAGCCGGGAATGCCCAATATGAAATTCATCATGTACCTGTCTCCCCTGCTAATGTTGTTTTTCTTTAATAACTATGCCAGTGGTTTATCATTGTATTATTTCACTTCCAACTTAATTACCATTGGAATTATGCTTGTGATCAAATATGCAATTATCGATGAAGATAAGATCCATGCAAAGATCCAGGAGAACAAAAAGAAGCCAAGAAAACAAGGAAAGTTCGCAAGGAAAATGCAGGAAATGATGGAGCAGGCAGAGCAGCAGCAAAAGAAAGGAAAGAAATAA
- a CDS encoding fasciclin domain-containing protein: MLLLSNFKKIALAGILSLGVIACSSDDEGGDVIPPTNSIADFVESNPDYSSLNAALIAANLKTTLDGDTDYTVFAPNNAAFNAFLSANGFANLNAVPVDVLTQVLLNHVIPGKVMAADLSTGYVETASTMSPGENNLSMYINLEDGVMINGVAEVTTADVAVDNGVIHAVNSVIGLPDITTFALADPNFDILVAALTREDDFPFVEILQTQEAPAPFTVFAPTNNAFVDLLDELNLDSLDDLPADVLSSVLSYHVIANANVRSGDITDGMEVTTFETGMFTINTTGGVTITDENERVTNVIATDVQATNGVIHVVDQVLLPEM, from the coding sequence ATGCTATTATTATCAAATTTTAAAAAAATTGCACTTGCAGGGATCTTGTCTCTTGGCGTAATTGCCTGCAGTAGTGACGATGAGGGAGGGGACGTTATTCCGCCCACTAACTCTATTGCAGATTTTGTAGAATCCAATCCGGATTATTCCAGTTTAAATGCAGCCCTTATCGCTGCAAATTTAAAGACTACATTAGACGGGGATACAGATTATACTGTATTTGCGCCTAATAATGCTGCTTTTAATGCTTTCTTATCTGCCAATGGTTTTGCAAACCTTAATGCTGTTCCTGTTGATGTTTTAACCCAGGTCTTATTAAATCACGTTATACCCGGAAAAGTTATGGCAGCAGATCTTTCCACGGGTTATGTTGAAACCGCTTCCACAATGTCACCGGGTGAAAACAATCTTAGTATGTATATCAACCTGGAGGACGGGGTTATGATCAATGGTGTTGCTGAGGTTACCACTGCAGATGTTGCTGTAGATAATGGGGTGATTCACGCAGTAAACAGTGTAATTGGATTACCGGATATTACAACATTCGCTCTTGCCGATCCTAATTTTGATATCCTGGTTGCCGCTTTAACAAGGGAAGATGATTTTCCATTTGTAGAAATTTTACAAACTCAGGAAGCACCTGCACCTTTTACAGTGTTTGCGCCAACCAATAATGCCTTTGTAGATTTGTTGGATGAACTGAATTTAGATAGTCTGGATGATCTTCCTGCCGATGTTCTTTCCTCAGTTCTAAGTTACCACGTAATAGCCAACGCGAATGTTAGAAGCGGGGATATTACAGATGGAATGGAGGTTACCACTTTTGAAACCGGAATGTTTACTATAAACACCACCGGCGGAGTTACAATTACCGATGAGAATGAACGTGTGACCAATGTAATTGCTACAGATGTGCAGGCCACCAACGGGGTTATTCACGTTGTAGACCAGGTTTTACTTCCGGAGATGTAG
- a CDS encoding lipocalin family protein codes for MKKFFVLFLSIALFAACSSDDDENPDAADPILGTWVLVDASSPLDDEFCLEKESTLTFNADNTGSSTFYLTQANCTATSSTGNWTNRGNSLYTISVPVYGDLQGSVNFSGSNKFTFTFIGGVLTFEK; via the coding sequence ATGAAAAAATTCTTTGTATTATTTTTAAGTATCGCCCTGTTTGCTGCTTGTAGCAGTGATGATGATGAGAATCCCGATGCAGCAGATCCAATTTTGGGAACCTGGGTACTTGTTGATGCATCCTCTCCACTAGATGATGAATTCTGTCTTGAGAAGGAATCAACACTTACTTTTAACGCAGATAATACCGGATCTTCCACTTTTTATTTGACTCAGGCAAATTGTACGGCTACTTCTTCTACCGGTAACTGGACTAACCGGGGTAACTCTTTATATACTATTTCTGTTCCGGTGTATGGAGATTTACAGGGTTCAGTTAATTTCAGTGGTTCAAATAAATTCACTTTCACCTTTATTGGCGGGGTGTTAACCTTTGAAAAATAA
- the mnmA gene encoding tRNA 2-thiouridine(34) synthase MnmA: MKKVVVGLSGGVDSSVAAYLLQQQGYEVIGLFMKNWHDDSVTISQECPWLEDSNDAIMVADKLGIPFQTVDLSKEYKERIVDYMFREYEMGRTPNPDVLCNREIKFDVFMKIALSLGADYVATGHYCRKGEIEIEGKPVFQLLAGKDANKDQSYFLCQLTQEQLSKTLFPIGELQKHEVRAIAGEQGLITANKKDSQGLCFIGKVRLPEFLQQQLQPKEGVIVEIDSEKELFAVSTPQFSSKHEELEYLSKKYSYTPEDGKIVGRHPGAHYFTKGQRKGLAVGGTPEPLFVIETDVNSNIIYTGQGKDHPGLYRKALFILPEEIHWVRPDLEVMPYAELKVMARIRYRQPLQEATLNPTENGMYIVFEEPQASITEGQFVAWYRDEELIGSGVIS, encoded by the coding sequence ATGAAAAAAGTAGTAGTAGGTTTATCGGGAGGAGTGGATTCAAGTGTAGCTGCATATTTATTGCAGCAGCAGGGGTATGAGGTAATTGGTCTCTTCATGAAGAACTGGCATGATGACAGTGTTACAATTTCCCAGGAATGCCCCTGGCTGGAAGACAGTAATGACGCGATAATGGTTGCAGATAAACTGGGTATTCCTTTTCAAACGGTAGATCTTAGTAAAGAATATAAAGAGCGTATTGTAGATTATATGTTCCGGGAATATGAGATGGGCCGCACTCCAAATCCCGATGTCCTATGCAACAGGGAGATAAAGTTTGATGTTTTTATGAAAATTGCCCTTTCCCTGGGAGCAGATTATGTAGCTACGGGACACTATTGCCGTAAGGGAGAGATTGAGATTGAAGGAAAACCTGTGTTCCAGCTATTGGCGGGAAAAGATGCAAACAAGGATCAATCCTACTTCCTGTGCCAGTTAACCCAGGAACAATTATCCAAAACACTTTTCCCTATAGGAGAATTGCAAAAACATGAGGTAAGAGCCATTGCTGGAGAACAGGGTCTTATTACCGCAAATAAAAAGGATTCCCAGGGACTCTGTTTTATTGGAAAAGTAAGATTACCGGAATTTCTTCAGCAACAACTGCAGCCTAAAGAAGGGGTAATTGTTGAAATCGATTCCGAAAAGGAATTGTTTGCAGTTTCTACACCTCAATTCAGTTCTAAACATGAAGAACTGGAGTATCTTTCAAAAAAATATAGTTATACACCAGAGGATGGTAAAATTGTAGGAAGGCATCCGGGAGCCCATTATTTCACCAAAGGGCAGCGAAAAGGCCTTGCTGTAGGAGGAACCCCGGAACCTTTGTTTGTAATTGAGACCGATGTGAATTCCAATATTATCTATACCGGCCAGGGAAAAGATCATCCCGGACTTTACAGGAAAGCCCTGTTCATTTTACCCGAAGAAATTCACTGGGTAAGGCCGGACCTAGAAGTGATGCCCTACGCTGAATTAAAAGTCATGGCTCGTATAAGATACCGCCAGCCCCTGCAGGAAGCAACTCTTAATCCCACTGAAAACGGAATGTATATAGTTTTTGAAGAACCACAGGCTTCTATTACCGAAGGGCAGTTTGTTGCCTGGTATAGGGATGAGGAATTAATAGGATCAGGAGTAATATCATAA